DNA from Microbacterium sp. BLY:
GAGCCGCGGGAGTCCGCCGCGGCGATCGGGCTCGCCGCAGCGGTGCTGCACCGTCGCAACCCGGACGTCATCATCGGCTCGTTCAGCGCGGACCACGTCATCCGCGGGACGCGCGTCTTCGAGTTCGCGGTGCGCGACGCGGTCGAGGTCGCCAGGGAAGGGTACATCTGCACGATCGGCATCGCCCCGACGGAGCCCGCCGTCGGCTTCGGCTACATCAAGAAGGGTCCGGAGCTCGTCGTCGAGCGCGCGCGGGAGGCGGCGCTGGTCGAGAGCTTCGTCGAGAAGCCGGACCTGGAGACCGCCAAGGCGTATCTCGCCGAGCGGACGTATCTCTGGAACGCCGGCATGTTCATCGCGAAGGCGAGCGTCCTGCTGGACGAACTCGCCGCCAACGAGCCGGCGCTGCATGCCGGCCTCCTCGAGCTCGCCGAGGCGTGGGACGACCGTGCGCTGCGCGGCCCGGCCGTCGACCGCATCTGGCCGCGGCTGAAGAAGATCGCCATCGACTACGCGGTCGCCGAGCCGGCGGCGCGCCGCGGGCGCCTGGCCGTGGTGCCGGGGCACTTCGACTGGGATGACGTGGGGGACTTCGCCTCGCTCACGAAGCTCATCACGAACGGCCGCAAGAACGACCTGGCGGTCCTCGGGCCGCGGGCGCGTGTGCTGACCGATGCCGCGAGCGGCATCCTCGTCAGCCAGACCACGCGGGTCATCAGCCTGGTCGGCGTGCAGGACATCGTGGTGGTCGACACCCCCGACGCCCTCCTCGTCACGACGGTCGAGAACGCGCAGCGGGTGAAGGGCGTGGTCGAGTCGTTGAAACTCAACGGCCAGGGCGACGTGCTCTGATGAGCACGATCTGCTGCTCATCGGCGGGGTTGGTTTCAGGTTTGTAACCATTGCCTCGGCCGCCCGGGGCCGACGTGCACGAAGGTCGAAACACTAGGTAACTTTGATCGATCCGCGATGGCCGCGGGTTCGTTGAGGGAGGCATCCGTGACCATCTCCACCACCAAGAAGCTGCTCGGCGCGACGGTCGCCGCCGGTGTCGTCTTCGCTCTTGCCGGCTGCGGTCAGGCGCCGACCGACGAGTCCAAGGGCGGCTCCGCCCCCGTCGACTCCGACTTCAAGCCCTGCCTCATCTCCGACGCCGGCGGCTGGAACGACAAGTCGTTCAACCAGTCCGCCAAGGAGGGTATGGACAGCGCCGCCGACGAGCTCGGCATCAAGCCGCTCGAGTTCGAGTCGGCGAACGACAACGACTACGCGCCGAACCTGGAGACCGCGGTCTCCGAGGGCTGCACGCTCATCGTCTCGGTCGGCTTCAAGCTGTCGGCCGCCACGGTCGAGTCCGCGCTCGCGAACCCCGAGATCGACTACGCGATCATCGACGACTGGGCCGACAACGACTTCGACGGCACCACCGACGCACCGAACATCAAGCCCCTGGTCTTCGACACCGCTCAGGCTGCCTACCTCGGCGGCTACGCCGCGGCCGCCTGGTCCGCGGAGAGCGGCGTGAACAAGGTCGGCACCTTCGGCGGCATGCAGATCCCGTCGGTCGCCGTCTTCATGGACGGCTACCAGCTCGGTGTCGAGAAGTACAACGAGGACAAGTCGGCCGACGTCGAGGTCTTCGGTTGGGACGCCGCCACCCAGAAGGGCTCCTTCACGGGCGGCTTCGACGCCAACGACACGGCCAAGCAGACCGCCCAGGGCGTGCTCGACCAGGGTGTCGACGTCATCCTCCCCGTCGGCGGCCCGGTCTACCAGAGCGCCGCAGCGGCGATCAACGACAGCGGCAAGGACACGCTGATGCTCGGTGTCGACAGCGACCTCGCCGTGGCCGACCCCAGCGTCGCCGACATCACGCTCGTCTCGATCATGAAGGCCATCGACGTGGCCGTCCGCGACGCGACGCTCGCGGCCGCCGCCGGCGAGTTCGACCCGGAGCCCTACATCGGCACGCTCGAGAACGAGGGCGTCAAGCTCTCCGGCTTCGGCGACTTCGAGGCTGACCTGCCCGAGGGCCTCATGGACGAGCTGTCCGCTCTGCAGGAGCAGATCATCTCCGGCGACATCACGGTGGAGTCCGAGAACTCTCCCACCCGCTGAGTCGGAGCCGTACCCAGCACGGGGCGAGTGGCGCAGGCTGCCACTCGCCCCGCACTGTGGGCGGCGACGATTCTCCTCGGTGACTCTTCTGGATAAGGTGCAGATATGAAGCTCGAACTTCGCGGCATCACCAAGCGATTCGGCAGCCTCGTGGCGAACGACCACATCGATCTCGTGGTCGAACCCGGTCAGATCCACGCTCTTCTCGGTGAGAACGGTGCCGGCAAGTCGACGCTGATGAACGTGCTCTACGGTCTCTACCAGGCTGACGAGGGCGAGATCCTCCTCGACGACGTCGTGCAGCACTTCCGCGGCCCCGGCGATGCGATGGCCGCCGGGATCGGGATGGTGCATCAGCACTTCATGCTCGTCCCGGTGTTCACGGTCGCCGAGAACGTCATGCTCGGGCACGAGCAGACCAAGGGCGTCGGCACGCTCGACATCGCGAAGGCGCGGGAGCACGTGCGGGCGGTCGCTGCGCGGTTCGGGTTCGACATCGATCCGGACGCCGTCGTGGGCGATCTGCCGGTCGGTGTGCAGCAGCGCGTCGAGATCATCAAGGCGCTCTCCAGTGACGCGAAGGTCCTCGTCTTCGACGAGCCGACCGCGGTGCTCACCCCGCAGGAGACCGACGAGCTGATGGCCATCATGCGCCAGCTCCGCGACGAGGGCACCGCCATCGTCTTCATCACGCACAAGCTGCGCGAGGTGCGCGAGGTCGCCGACCGCATCACGATCGTGCGCCTCGGCCGGGTGGTGGGGGAGGCCTCGCCGACGGCGACCAACGCCGAGCTGGCGTCGCTCATGGTCGGCCGTGCCGTCGAGCTCACCGTGCACAAGGAGGCTCCGCGTCTCGGCGAGGGCGGCCTGGAGGTCCGGAACCTCCGCGTGCTCACCCCGACCGGCGCCATCGTCGTCGATGACGTCGACTTCACGGTGCGCCCGGGCGAGGTCCTCGCCGTCGCGGGGGTGCAGGGCAACGGGCAGACCGAGCTCGTGGAGGCCATCGTCGGCCTCGCCGCGCGTGTCGAGGGCAGCGTCGTCCTCGACGGCGTCGAACTCGTCGGCAAGAGCGTGCGCGGCATCCTCGACGCGGGGGTCGGCTTCGTCCCGGAGGACCGCACGGAGGACGGGCTCGTCGCCGAGTTCTCGGTCGCCGAGAACCTCATCCTCGACCGCTCCGACGATCCCGCCTTCAGCCGGTTCGGCACTCTGCGCCGCGGCGCGCTCGAAGAGTTCGCGAAGGAGCGCATCGCCGAGTACGACATCCGCACGCAGGGTCCGGAGACCGCCGCGGGCACCCTCTCCGGAGGAAACCAGCAGAAGGTCGTCATCGCGCGTGAGATGAGCCGGGAGCTGCGGCTCTTCGTGGCGGCCCAGCCGACCCGCGGAGTCGACGTCGGCTCGATCGAGTTCATCCACAAGCGGATCATCGAGACGCGCGACGCGGGCATCCCGGTGATCGTCATCTCGACCGAGCTCGACGAGGTCGCCGCCCTCGCCGACCGGATCGCGGTCATGTACCGCGGCACCATCGTCGGCATCGTCCCCGGTGACACCCCCCGGGAGACACTCGGACTCATGATGGCCGGAGCGGCCGATGCGGAGGTGACCGCGTGAGCGGCGCGACACCCGGTGCAGGAGACATCACGACGGGCCTGCCCCCCGAGCAGCTGCCGCCCAGCCGGGGCCTCGCGGAGGAGGTGCCGCCGATTCCGCGCGGCAACGCCATCCTCAAGGAGATCCTGCGCGGCAGCATGGTCACGACGATCCTGGCGATCGTCCTCGCGCTGATCGTGGGCGGCGTCCTCATCGCCTTCACGAACGAGGACGTGCTGGAAGCGTCCGGCTACTTCTTCAACAAGCCGAGCGACACGTTCGCCGCGGCCTGGAACGCCGTTTACAACGGCTACGAGGCGCTGTTCCGCGGGGCGTTCTTCAACGCGCGCGGGGCCGACTTCGCCGCGCAGATCCGCCCGCTGACGAACACGCTGGGCTTCGCCGCGCCGCTGATCGCCGCGGGTCTGGGCGTCGCGCTCGCCTTCCGCGTCGGCCTGTTCAACATCGGTGCCCGCGGTCAGATGCTCGTCGGCGTCGCGGTCGCGGCCCTGCTGACGTTCAACCTCGACCTGCCGATCTGGTTCCACCTCCCCGTCACGCTGCTCGCCGGCATCGCCGGCGGTGCGCTCTGGGGCGGCATCGCCGGTCTCATCAAGGCGCGCACGGGAGCGCACGAGGTGATCCTCACGATCATGCTCAACTACATCGCGTACTACCTGCTGCTGTGGATGATCCGGACGCCCGGGCTCCTGCAGAAGCCGGGGACCAACCAGGCGCTCGGCTCGGCCACGCCGGAGAGCGCGCAGTTCCCGACCCTCCTCGGCCCGCAGTTCCCGCTGCTCGACCTCGGGTTCGTGATCGTGGTGATCGCGACGGTCTTCGTGTGGTGGCTCATCGAGCGCTCCTCGCTGGGCATGCGCATGCGCGCGGTGGGGGAGAACCCGTCCGCCGCCCGCGCCGCGGGCATCAGCGTCAAGCGCGTGTACGTCTACGCGATGCTCTTCGCGGGCGGCCTGGCCGGCCTGGCGGGTATGAACCAGCTCCAGGGCGCGGTCACCACCGGCGTCACGGAGACCATCGACGCCGGCATCGGGTTCGATGCCATCACGGTGGCGCTCCTCGGGCGCAGCCGGGCGTGGGGGACGTTCGCCGCCGGAATCCTGTTCGGCGCCCTCAAAGCCGGCTCGTTCTCGATGCAGGCGCAGGACATCCCGGTCGACATCGTGCTCGTCGTGCAGTCGCTCGTCGTGCTGTTCATCGCGGCGCCGCCGCTGCTGCGCGCGGTGTTCTTCCTCCCCAAGTCCGATGCAGAGAAGGCGGCCAAGGCGAGAGCCAAGGCCGCGAAGAAGGCGGTGACGGCATGATGTCGCTCGTGCAGACCGAAGCCGCCGACGGCACGGTGCAGCTCGCCACCGTCCGGGAGCGCCACCTGAAGGCGCCGATCAGTCTCGCGGTCGTCACCGCCCTCCTGGCGGTGCTGTTCCTCGCCGTGCCGCGCAGCGGCATCAGCACCTTCCGCCTGGGCGACCGCACCTCGGCGTTCGAGCTCCCCGACGTCGGGCTGCCCACGGCGCCGACTTTCTGGGTCGTCTTCGCCGTGCTCGTCGTCCTCACGGTCGGGGCGTTCCTCCGGGCATGGACCTACCGTGCCCCCTCGGTCTGGCTGATCGTGGCGTACGGCGTGCTCGCCGTCTTCGCGTTCCTCGTCTGGGCCGCGGCCGGCGGTCTCGTCCCCGTCACGAGCCTGCTCTTCGGTGCGGTCTCGCTGTCGGTACCCCTCGTGTTCGGCGCGCTCGGCGGCGTGATCGGCGAGCGGGCGGGCGTGGTCAACGTCGCGATCGAGGGACAGCTGCTGCTCGGAGCCTTCTCGGCGGCGCTGCTGTCGAGCATCACGGGCAATGCCTTCGTCGGCCTGATCGGTGCGATGATCGGCGGGGTACTCGTCGCGAGCGTCCTGGCGGCGTTCGCCATCAAGTACCTCGTCGAGCAGGTCATCGTCGGTGTGGTCCTCAACGTCCTCGTCACCGGCCTCACCGGCTTCCTCTACGGCGCGCTCCTCGCCCCGAACGAGGCCGAGCTGAACACTCCGGTGCGCTTCTCGCGCATCGAGATCCCACTGCTGAGCGACATCCCGATCATCGGCCCCGTGCTCTTCAACCAGACCTTCATCGTGTACCTGATGTTCATCACGGTGGCCGTCGTAGCCTGGGGTCTGTACCGCACGAAGTGGGGCCTCCGGCTGCGCGCCGTGGGCGAGCACCCGCAGGCGGCGGACACGGTCGGAATCCGGGTCAACCCGACGCGCTTCTGGAACGTGCTGCTCGCGGGCGCGATCGCCGGCATCGGCGGCGCGTACTTCACCCTCGTCTCGGTCCCGCAGTTCGGCAAGGAGATGACCGCCGGACTCGGCTTCATCGCCCTCGCCGCCGTGATCTTCGGCCGCTGGGACCCGATCCGCGCCACGCTCGCCGCCCTGCTCTTCGGATTCGCGACGAACCTGCA
Protein-coding regions in this window:
- a CDS encoding ABC transporter ATP-binding protein — translated: MKLELRGITKRFGSLVANDHIDLVVEPGQIHALLGENGAGKSTLMNVLYGLYQADEGEILLDDVVQHFRGPGDAMAAGIGMVHQHFMLVPVFTVAENVMLGHEQTKGVGTLDIAKAREHVRAVAARFGFDIDPDAVVGDLPVGVQQRVEIIKALSSDAKVLVFDEPTAVLTPQETDELMAIMRQLRDEGTAIVFITHKLREVREVADRITIVRLGRVVGEASPTATNAELASLMVGRAVELTVHKEAPRLGEGGLEVRNLRVLTPTGAIVVDDVDFTVRPGEVLAVAGVQGNGQTELVEAIVGLAARVEGSVVLDGVELVGKSVRGILDAGVGFVPEDRTEDGLVAEFSVAENLILDRSDDPAFSRFGTLRRGALEEFAKERIAEYDIRTQGPETAAGTLSGGNQQKVVIAREMSRELRLFVAAQPTRGVDVGSIEFIHKRIIETRDAGIPVIVISTELDEVAALADRIAVMYRGTIVGIVPGDTPRETLGLMMAGAADAEVTA
- a CDS encoding BMP family protein; protein product: MTISTTKKLLGATVAAGVVFALAGCGQAPTDESKGGSAPVDSDFKPCLISDAGGWNDKSFNQSAKEGMDSAADELGIKPLEFESANDNDYAPNLETAVSEGCTLIVSVGFKLSAATVESALANPEIDYAIIDDWADNDFDGTTDAPNIKPLVFDTAQAAYLGGYAAAAWSAESGVNKVGTFGGMQIPSVAVFMDGYQLGVEKYNEDKSADVEVFGWDAATQKGSFTGGFDANDTAKQTAQGVLDQGVDVILPVGGPVYQSAAAAINDSGKDTLMLGVDSDLAVADPSVADITLVSIMKAIDVAVRDATLAAAAGEFDPEPYIGTLENEGVKLSGFGDFEADLPEGLMDELSALQEQIISGDITVESENSPTR
- a CDS encoding mannose-1-phosphate guanylyltransferase; the protein is MSEPIEDFYAVIPAGGIGSRLWPLSRADAPKFLHDLTGSGHSLLRDTWDRLEPLAGPDRIAVVTGRAHRAAVEAELPGIADLNVFLESEPRESAAAIGLAAAVLHRRNPDVIIGSFSADHVIRGTRVFEFAVRDAVEVAREGYICTIGIAPTEPAVGFGYIKKGPELVVERAREAALVESFVEKPDLETAKAYLAERTYLWNAGMFIAKASVLLDELAANEPALHAGLLELAEAWDDRALRGPAVDRIWPRLKKIAIDYAVAEPAARRGRLAVVPGHFDWDDVGDFASLTKLITNGRKNDLAVLGPRARVLTDAASGILVSQTTRVISLVGVQDIVVVDTPDALLVTTVENAQRVKGVVESLKLNGQGDVL
- a CDS encoding ABC transporter permease, producing MSGATPGAGDITTGLPPEQLPPSRGLAEEVPPIPRGNAILKEILRGSMVTTILAIVLALIVGGVLIAFTNEDVLEASGYFFNKPSDTFAAAWNAVYNGYEALFRGAFFNARGADFAAQIRPLTNTLGFAAPLIAAGLGVALAFRVGLFNIGARGQMLVGVAVAALLTFNLDLPIWFHLPVTLLAGIAGGALWGGIAGLIKARTGAHEVILTIMLNYIAYYLLLWMIRTPGLLQKPGTNQALGSATPESAQFPTLLGPQFPLLDLGFVIVVIATVFVWWLIERSSLGMRMRAVGENPSAARAAGISVKRVYVYAMLFAGGLAGLAGMNQLQGAVTTGVTETIDAGIGFDAITVALLGRSRAWGTFAAGILFGALKAGSFSMQAQDIPVDIVLVVQSLVVLFIAAPPLLRAVFFLPKSDAEKAAKARAKAAKKAVTA
- a CDS encoding ABC transporter permease; translated protein: MSLVQTEAADGTVQLATVRERHLKAPISLAVVTALLAVLFLAVPRSGISTFRLGDRTSAFELPDVGLPTAPTFWVVFAVLVVLTVGAFLRAWTYRAPSVWLIVAYGVLAVFAFLVWAAAGGLVPVTSLLFGAVSLSVPLVFGALGGVIGERAGVVNVAIEGQLLLGAFSAALLSSITGNAFVGLIGAMIGGVLVASVLAAFAIKYLVEQVIVGVVLNVLVTGLTGFLYGALLAPNEAELNTPVRFSRIEIPLLSDIPIIGPVLFNQTFIVYLMFITVAVVAWGLYRTKWGLRLRAVGEHPQAADTVGIRVNPTRFWNVLLAGAIAGIGGAYFTLVSVPQFGKEMTAGLGFIALAAVIFGRWDPIRATLAALLFGFATNLQNLLSILKTPIPGEFMLMLPYVVTLLAVAGFAGQIRGPAASGKPYIKS